In Panthera leo isolate Ple1 chromosome F3, P.leo_Ple1_pat1.1, whole genome shotgun sequence, one genomic interval encodes:
- the TMEM81 gene encoding transmembrane protein 81, which translates to MKISAAGLILGSLVLAFSLPLVVTLPKTLAIPKKLQEAVGKVIVNATTCTVTCGLGYKEETVCEVGPDGVRRECKSQRLECLTNWICGMLHFTIPKGKGFELSCLSSDILEIGQAAFRFTWRLARGIISTDDEIFKPFRASTYFVRFPSVQEYDSGTYRCDVQLLKNLRPVKRLYFGLRVLPPDLVNLNFHQSLTENQKLVDKGLEVNLDNQSEPRHPRWKKKVAVALGIGVVGGVAGGVLMAIALGFGLRVVYRSAGLESLKALKDWLPRTLDWLFRKPS; encoded by the coding sequence ATGAAGATTTCAGCTGCTGGTCTCATCCTCGGGAGCCTGGTGTtagccttctctctgcctttggtgGTGACTTTGCCAAAAACACTGGCCATCCCTAAGAAGCTGCAAGAAGCCGTGGGGAAGGTCATTGTCAATGCCACAACCTGTACTGTCACCTGTGGCCTTGGCTACAAGGAAGAGACAGTCTGCGAGGTGGGCCCTGATGGTGTGAGAAGAGAGTGTAAATCTCAGCGCTTAGAATGTCTGACCAACTGGATCTGTGGAATGCTCCATTTCACCATTCCCAAAGGGAAGGGATTTGAGCTCAGCTGTCTGAGTTCAGACATCCTGGAGATTGGGCAGGCAGCATTCCGGTTCACCTGGAGACTTGCTCGGGGTATCATCTCTACTGATGATGAGATCTTCAAACCCTTCCGAGCCAGTACCTACTTTGTGAGGTTTCCCTCTGTTCAGGAGTACGACTCTGGGACATACCGGTGTGATGTGCAGCTATTAAAAAACCTGAGACCTGTCAAGAGACTCTATTTTGGGCTGCGGGTCCTTCCCCCTGACTTGGTGAACCTGAATTTCCATCAATCCCTTACCGAGAATCAGAAGTTAGTTGATAAGGGCCTGGAAGTGAATCTAGACAACCAGTCCGAGCCTCGCCACCCACGGTGGAAGAAGAAGGTGGCTGTAGCCTTGGGAATAGGAGTTGTCGGTGGAGTGGCTGGTGGTGTATTGATGGCCATTGCTCTGGGCTTTGGGCTGAGGGTGGTCTATAGAAGTGCTGGCCTTGAGTCCTTAAAAGCCCTGAAGGACTGGCTGCCCAGGACCCTGGACTGGCTGTTTAGGAAGCCAAGCTAG
- the RBBP5 gene encoding retinoblastoma-binding protein 5 isoform X1 produces MNLELLESFGQNYPEEADGTLDCISMALTCTFNRWGTLLAVGCNDGRIVIWDFLTRGIAKIISAHIHPVCSLCWSRDGHKLVSASTDNIVSQWDVLSGDCDQRFRFPSPILKVQYHPRDQNKVLVCPMKSAPVMLTLSDSKHVVLPVDDDSDLNVVASFDRRGEYIYTGNAKGKILVLKTDSQDLVASFRVTTGTSNTTAIKSIEFARKGSCFLINTADRIIRVYDGREILTCGRDGEPEPMQKLQDLVNRTPWKKCCFSGDGEYIVAGSARQHALYIWEKSIGNLVKILHGTRGELLLDVAWHPVRPIIASISSGVVSIWAQNQVENWSAFAPDFKELDENVEYEERESEFDIEDEDKSEPEQTGADAAEDEEVDVTSVDPIAAFCSSDEELEDSKALLYLPIAPEVEDPEENPYGPPPDAVQTSLMDEGASSEKKRQSSADGSQPPKKKPKTTNIELQGVPNDEVHPLLGVKGDGKSKKKQAGRPKGSKGKEKDSPFKPKLYKGDRGLPLEGSAKGKVQAELSQPLTAGGAISELL; encoded by the exons AGTCCTTTGGGCAGAATTATCCAGAG GAAGCCGATGGAACTTTGGATTGTATCAGCATGGCCCTGACTTGCACCTTTAACAGGTGGGGCACACTACTTGCAGTTGGCTGTAACGATGGCCGAATTGTCATCTGGGATTTCTTGACGAGAGGCATCGCTAAAATAATTAGTGCACACATCCATCCTGTCTGTTCTTTATG cTGGAGTCGAGATGGTCATAAGCTCGTGAGTGCTTCTACTGATAACATAGTGTCACAGTGGGATGTCCTTTCAGGCGACTGTGACCAGAGGTTTCGGTTCCCTTCACCCATCTTAAAAGTCCAGTACCATCCACGAGATCA gAACAAGGTTCTCGTGTGTCCCATGAAATCTGCTCCTGTCATGTTGACCCTTTCAGATTCCAAGCATGTTGTTCTGCCGGTAGACGATGACTCCGATTTGAACGTGGTTGCATCTTTTGATAGGCGAGGGGAGTATATCTATACAGGAAATGCAAAAGGAAAG ATTTTGGTCCTAAAAACAGATTCTCAGGATCTTGTTGCTTCCTTCAGAGTAACAACTGGAACAAGCAATACCACAGCTATTAAGTCAATAGAGTTTGCCCGGAAGGGGAG TTGCTTTTTAATTAACACAGCAGATCGGATAATCCGGGTTTATGATGGCAGAGAAATCTTAACTTGCGGAAGAGATGGAGAGCCCGAACCTATGCAGAAATTACAGGACTTGGTAAATAG AACCCCGTGGAAGAAATGTTGTTTCTCTGGGGATGGAGAATACATAGTGGCCGGTTCAGCCCGGCAGCACGCCTTGTACATCTGGGAGAAGAGCATTGGCAACCTGGTGAAGATTCTCCATGGCACGAGAGGAGAGCTCCTCTTGGATGTAGCT TGGCATCCTGTTCGACCCATCATAGCATCCATTTCAAGTGGAGTGGTATCTATCTGGGCACAAAATCAAGTA GAAAATTGGAGTGCATTTGCCCCAGACTTCAAGGAGTTGGATGAAAATGTAGAATATGAGGAAAGGGAATCAGAGTTTGATATTGAAGATGAAGATAAGAGTGAGCCTGAGCAGACGG GGGCTGATGCTGCAGAGGATGAGGAAGTGGATGTCACCAGTGTGGACCCTATTGCTGCCTTCTGTAGTAG TGATGAAGAGCTGGAAGATTCAAAGGCTCTATTATATTTACCCATTGCCCCTGAGGTAGAAGATCCGGAAGAAAATCCTTATGGCCCCCCACCGGATGCGGTCCAAACCTCCCTGATGGATGAAGGGGCTAGTTCAGAGAAGAAGAGGCAGTCTTCGGCAGATGGGTCCCAGCCACCTAAGAAGAAACCCAAAACAACCAATATAGAACTTCAAGGAGTACCCAATGATG AAGTCCATCCACTACTGGGTGTGAAGGGGGATGGCAAATCCAAGAAGAAGCAAGCAGGCCGGCCTAAAGGAtcaaaaggtaaagagaaagatTCTCCATTTAAACCGAAACTCTACAAAGGGGACAGAGGTTTACCTCTGGAAGGATCAGCGAAGGGTAAAGTGCAGGCGGAGCTCAGCCAGCCGTTGACAG CAGGGGGAGCAATCTCAGAACTGTTATGA
- the RBBP5 gene encoding retinoblastoma-binding protein 5 isoform X2, translated as MNLELLESFGQNYPEEADGTLDCISMALTCTFNRWGTLLAVGCNDGRIVIWDFLTRGIAKIISAHIHPVCSLCWSRDGHKLVSASTDNIVSQWDVLSGDCDQRFRFPSPILKVQYHPRDQNKVLVCPMKSAPVMLTLSDSKHVVLPVDDDSDLNVVASFDRRGEYIYTGNAKGKILVLKTDSQDLVASFRVTTGTSNTTAIKSIEFARKGSCFLINTADRIIRVYDGREILTCGRDGEPEPMQKLQDLVNRTPWKKCCFSGDGEYIVAGSARQHALYIWEKSIGNLVKILHGTRGELLLDVAWHPVRPIIASISSGVVSIWAQNQVENWSAFAPDFKELDENVEYEERESEFDIEDEDKSEPEQTGADAAEDEEVDVTSVDPIAAFCSSDEELEDSKALLYLPIAPEVEDPEENPYGPPPDAVQTSLMDEGASSEKKRQSSADGSQPPKKKPKTTNIELQGVPNDEVHPLLGVKGDGKSKKKQAGRPKGSKAGGAISELL; from the exons AGTCCTTTGGGCAGAATTATCCAGAG GAAGCCGATGGAACTTTGGATTGTATCAGCATGGCCCTGACTTGCACCTTTAACAGGTGGGGCACACTACTTGCAGTTGGCTGTAACGATGGCCGAATTGTCATCTGGGATTTCTTGACGAGAGGCATCGCTAAAATAATTAGTGCACACATCCATCCTGTCTGTTCTTTATG cTGGAGTCGAGATGGTCATAAGCTCGTGAGTGCTTCTACTGATAACATAGTGTCACAGTGGGATGTCCTTTCAGGCGACTGTGACCAGAGGTTTCGGTTCCCTTCACCCATCTTAAAAGTCCAGTACCATCCACGAGATCA gAACAAGGTTCTCGTGTGTCCCATGAAATCTGCTCCTGTCATGTTGACCCTTTCAGATTCCAAGCATGTTGTTCTGCCGGTAGACGATGACTCCGATTTGAACGTGGTTGCATCTTTTGATAGGCGAGGGGAGTATATCTATACAGGAAATGCAAAAGGAAAG ATTTTGGTCCTAAAAACAGATTCTCAGGATCTTGTTGCTTCCTTCAGAGTAACAACTGGAACAAGCAATACCACAGCTATTAAGTCAATAGAGTTTGCCCGGAAGGGGAG TTGCTTTTTAATTAACACAGCAGATCGGATAATCCGGGTTTATGATGGCAGAGAAATCTTAACTTGCGGAAGAGATGGAGAGCCCGAACCTATGCAGAAATTACAGGACTTGGTAAATAG AACCCCGTGGAAGAAATGTTGTTTCTCTGGGGATGGAGAATACATAGTGGCCGGTTCAGCCCGGCAGCACGCCTTGTACATCTGGGAGAAGAGCATTGGCAACCTGGTGAAGATTCTCCATGGCACGAGAGGAGAGCTCCTCTTGGATGTAGCT TGGCATCCTGTTCGACCCATCATAGCATCCATTTCAAGTGGAGTGGTATCTATCTGGGCACAAAATCAAGTA GAAAATTGGAGTGCATTTGCCCCAGACTTCAAGGAGTTGGATGAAAATGTAGAATATGAGGAAAGGGAATCAGAGTTTGATATTGAAGATGAAGATAAGAGTGAGCCTGAGCAGACGG GGGCTGATGCTGCAGAGGATGAGGAAGTGGATGTCACCAGTGTGGACCCTATTGCTGCCTTCTGTAGTAG TGATGAAGAGCTGGAAGATTCAAAGGCTCTATTATATTTACCCATTGCCCCTGAGGTAGAAGATCCGGAAGAAAATCCTTATGGCCCCCCACCGGATGCGGTCCAAACCTCCCTGATGGATGAAGGGGCTAGTTCAGAGAAGAAGAGGCAGTCTTCGGCAGATGGGTCCCAGCCACCTAAGAAGAAACCCAAAACAACCAATATAGAACTTCAAGGAGTACCCAATGATG AAGTCCATCCACTACTGGGTGTGAAGGGGGATGGCAAATCCAAGAAGAAGCAAGCAGGCCGGCCTAAAGGAtcaaaag CAGGGGGAGCAATCTCAGAACTGTTATGA